From the Gemmatimonadaceae bacterium genome, the window GCGCGTGGGGCAGATTGAGAAACTGTCGAATGTCACGGTCTATCGTGAGTCGCCCATTGCGGCGCAGGACGTGCTGGATTTCGGTGCCGACCATGTGGTGCTGGCCACGGGCTGCTCGTGGCGTCGCGACGGATATGGCCGCTCGAACGGGTCGGCGATTGCCGGGTTCGGTGACCACATATTCACGCCCGACGATCTGATGGCGGGCCGAGTACCCACCGGCCACGTGGTGATCTTCGACGATGACGCGTTCTATCTGGGAAGCGTGATGGCCGAACTGCTGGTGAAGGCCGGCTGTACGGTCACGATCGTCACGCCGGAAGACACCGTTGCGTCATGGAGTTCCAATACGCTCGACTTCCGCCACATCCAGAAGCGTCTGTATGCGTTGGGTGTGCAGCAGGTGACCACGCACAACATCGTCTCGGCGGGCCCCGGTCACGTGCGCGTGCAGCACCATTGGTCAGGCGCCGAGCACGACGTCGCCTGCCACGCGATTGTGAGTGTGACGGCGCGTGTACCGAATGACGTGTTGCACGGCGAGCTGTTGGCGAGGCAGTCCGAGTGGGCGGCGGCCGGTGTGAAGTCGGCGCAGTGCATTGGGGATGCGCTGGCGCCGGGGCTCATCGCGCATGCGGTGTACGCGGGGCATCGGTACGCGCAGACGTTTGACGAGGGGCGCGAGAAGGACGTGCCGTTCAAGCGGCATTTGCCGGTGGCGCAGCTGGGCTGAGGGGGACGCGCACTTGACCAAAGTGGTCATGAAGGGGTAGTTTACGAGGGGTCAACATCCCGCCGTCAGGAGACACCTGTGCCGCGAAAGCCCAAAGTGGTGCGAGAAGCCGTCAGTCTCTACGATGCCAAGACGCACTTGTCTGCGTTGGTAGAGCGTGCGAATGCCGGTGCGGAGATTGTCATCATGAAATCGGGACGCGCACGCGCTCGGCTGGTACCGATGGACAATGAGCCTGTACTTCGCGTGCCCGGTCGCGGGAAGGGCGCCTGGCGCGTGAGCGCCGACTTCGATGCCCCATTGCCCGATGACATACTCGACGCGTTTGAAGGCGCGCCGTGAGGGTGTTGTTGGACACCCACGTGTTGATCTGGTGGGACGCCGGGCAAAAGTTGAGCGCGGCCGCGCTTGAGGCCATTCAACACGCCGACGATGTGTATGTGAGTGTCGCGTCGGCCTGGGAAATTGCGATCAAGGCGTCGCTGGGGAAGATCTCCAGCAAGCGATCGGTATCGCAGGCCACCGCCGAGTGCGGGTTTCTCGAGTTGCCTGTCACGTTCGAGCACGCGGAGCTGGTCGCGACGCTCCCCTCCATTCATCGCGATCCATTTGATCGGATGCTCGTTGGGCAGGCGATTGTTGAGGGACTCACCGTGGTCACGCGGGATCCGGCGATCAGGCAGTACCACGTGTCGGTGATTGCGGCGTAGCGCTGTTGGCAATTGGGCCAAAGGCGTTTCAAGAACGTTTCACATTCATTTGACATGCACCCAAAACTCCACCCGACAGACTGCGACTGGGTCATTGAGCGGCTGGACTGGGGGAGCTGTGATGTCGGTACGTGTATCCCCCAGGGCTTCGAACAGTACCTTCGCATCCTTCACCCAGCTCATCGCCATGCCGCCAATGGCCACGCTGTCCCGGTGCTCTGGTGTGACATTGCTTCCGCGAACGGCTGCACCATGGCAGAGGTGATGCGGCGATTTTCAGTGGGCGGTCTACCATCGGAATTCGGGTCGATCGAGAGCGAGGAGCGCGAGCACGGCGGCACCGCCATGTGGCAGCGTGCGCCGGGCATTGGGTCGTTGCCAGGCGGCTTATGCATGCGCCTTGTCAGCGTCCTGACTAAGCACACTCAAACACCAGCGAGTTCTATTCTTGGGATCTGGGATGGCTACGGTGGTGTCCTCTATCCCCCTGATGAAATTGGCATGATGGATTTACCATTCCTGCGTC encodes:
- a CDS encoding type II toxin-antitoxin system prevent-host-death family antitoxin, which encodes MREAVSLYDAKTHLSALVERANAGAEIVIMKSGRARARLVPMDNEPVLRVPGRGKGAWRVSADFDAPLPDDILDAFEGAP
- a CDS encoding type II toxin-antitoxin system VapC family toxin; amino-acid sequence: MRVLLDTHVLIWWDAGQKLSAAALEAIQHADDVYVSVASAWEIAIKASLGKISSKRSVSQATAECGFLELPVTFEHAELVATLPSIHRDPFDRMLVGQAIVEGLTVVTRDPAIRQYHVSVIAA